From the genome of Abyssicoccus albus, one region includes:
- a CDS encoding RluA family pseudouridine synthase, with product MLKINLLESWQSQTIDEVLQSKFFSKKVLHLLRMNKQITLNGEPIRLNYKIDQTGELILPDVIDASSDYARSVRFCDVVYEDDYVAIVVKQRGVKTHPNEQHELNTLMNHAMNTIDSDYLEPIHRLDQETKGLLILCKHPYVKSTFDTMLDQRLISRFYIANVHNNESLSAQTIDLPIGKDSTHANKRRISNRGQQAITHIVDFIDYNNGKFPILKLDTGRQHQIRVHLEAIGHSIIGDPLYSESHLRNLALCAYKIEFVHPYTEDLISVEIPLEDIDFLND from the coding sequence ATGCTTAAAATTAATTTATTAGAATCTTGGCAATCTCAAACGATTGACGAAGTACTTCAATCGAAATTCTTCTCAAAAAAAGTGCTTCATTTACTACGAATGAACAAACAAATTACATTGAACGGAGAGCCAATTAGACTTAACTATAAAATAGACCAAACTGGCGAACTCATTTTACCAGACGTGATAGATGCATCGAGTGATTATGCAAGAAGTGTTCGTTTCTGTGATGTTGTATATGAAGATGATTATGTTGCAATAGTCGTCAAACAACGTGGTGTCAAAACACATCCAAACGAACAACATGAACTGAATACGTTAATGAATCATGCGATGAACACAATAGATAGCGACTACTTAGAACCGATTCACCGATTGGACCAAGAAACAAAAGGTTTATTAATATTGTGTAAGCATCCTTATGTAAAATCCACTTTTGATACGATGTTAGATCAACGATTAATTTCTAGATTTTATATTGCCAATGTTCATAACAACGAATCATTGTCAGCACAAACGATTGATTTACCTATCGGGAAAGATTCAACACATGCTAACAAACGCCGGATTTCTAATCGCGGCCAACAAGCAATTACTCATATAGTAGATTTCATTGATTATAATAATGGTAAGTTCCCTATTTTGAAGTTAGATACAGGCCGCCAACATCAAATTCGTGTGCATTTAGAAGCGATAGGTCATTCGATTATTGGAGATCCACTGTATTCAGAGTCTCATTTAAGAAATCTAGCATTGTGTGCTTATAAAATAGAATTCGTTCACCCTTATACAGAAGATCTAATTTCTGTCGAAATTCCATTAGAAGATATTGATTTCTTGAATGACTAA
- a CDS encoding Ppx/GppA family phosphatase — MICTADSKTKRIGLIDIGSNTIRLVVFEFSKRHGLKELQNIKTPARLYRYLNEDKEMSDEGISVLIDTLKSFGKVSDKFDVEELYPVATAAVRQSTNLDEIKSRVFEETGVSLTIVSESEEAFYGFYAVINTIEIEDGVTVDIGGGSTEVTYFEDKELKYSHSFPFGVVTLKEIFFKDKPHNDKEAINKTIEYVKEQFSSLRWLEKRYVPIIAIGGSARNIARIHQSKNEYPIAGVHGYEMDIDDLDDVFNTLVDTDESDLEDIDGLSKDRTDIIVQSNIVFKALYDEVGAKMFKFSRKGLREGVVMRILEKDFEMPFDRYKVFKNSLLELASDYNIDLDNANQRIMIAETMYYELRKQGYFEHSKSQKKFIRHAAFLYYLGAYIDADSSSQHTYYILSNSNINGINHKDRVKLALLASFKNKSLLKFYMDEIPWFSNDEQDRIQAFGGLLKFCHALDISNTSIVKGLYISNVDDDTIDLTIEYQGDAIAEMYQADRQKKHIEKITKKNLNLIFTKI, encoded by the coding sequence ATGATTTGTACAGCAGATAGCAAAACGAAGCGAATCGGACTCATTGATATTGGCTCAAATACGATCAGACTTGTCGTATTTGAATTCAGTAAACGCCACGGATTAAAAGAATTACAAAATATTAAAACACCAGCACGACTTTATCGTTATCTAAATGAAGACAAAGAAATGTCAGACGAAGGAATTAGCGTATTAATTGATACATTGAAAAGTTTTGGCAAAGTATCAGATAAATTTGACGTCGAAGAATTATATCCAGTTGCAACTGCAGCAGTAAGACAGAGTACGAATTTAGATGAAATTAAGTCGCGTGTTTTTGAAGAAACAGGTGTATCTTTAACGATTGTATCAGAATCAGAAGAAGCTTTTTACGGATTTTATGCAGTCATTAATACGATTGAAATAGAAGATGGTGTCACAGTAGACATTGGTGGTGGTTCTACGGAAGTGACTTATTTTGAAGATAAAGAACTAAAGTATAGTCATAGTTTTCCTTTCGGCGTTGTGACATTAAAGGAAATATTCTTTAAAGACAAGCCACATAACGATAAGGAAGCAATCAATAAGACGATTGAATACGTAAAGGAACAATTTTCAAGTCTTCGTTGGTTAGAAAAGCGCTATGTTCCGATTATTGCAATTGGTGGAAGTGCGAGAAATATTGCGCGTATACATCAATCAAAGAATGAATATCCAATCGCAGGTGTCCATGGGTATGAAATGGATATCGATGATTTAGATGATGTATTTAACACGTTAGTCGATACGGATGAATCAGACTTGGAAGATATCGATGGATTAAGTAAAGATCGGACTGATATTATTGTTCAGAGCAACATCGTATTTAAAGCTTTGTATGATGAAGTCGGTGCGAAGATGTTCAAATTTAGCCGTAAAGGGTTAAGAGAAGGCGTTGTAATGCGCATTTTAGAAAAAGACTTTGAAATGCCTTTCGACAGGTATAAAGTATTTAAAAATAGTTTATTAGAACTTGCGAGTGATTATAATATCGATTTAGATAATGCCAATCAACGCATTATGATTGCAGAAACGATGTACTATGAACTGCGTAAGCAAGGTTATTTCGAACATAGTAAATCTCAAAAGAAGTTTATTCGACATGCTGCATTTTTGTATTATTTAGGTGCATACATTGACGCTGATTCAAGTTCTCAGCATACGTATTACATTTTATCGAATTCCAATATTAATGGGATTAACCATAAAGATCGTGTTAAATTAGCACTGTTAGCCTCTTTTAAAAATAAATCATTATTAAAGTTTTATATGGATGAGATTCCATGGTTTTCTAATGATGAACAAGATCGTATTCAAGCGTTTGGTGGTCTATTGAAATTCTGTCATGCATTAGATATATCGAATACGTCAATTGTGAAAGGACTATATATATCAAATGTAGATGATGATACTATAGATCTAACGATTGAATACCAAGGCGATGCGATTGCAGAAATGTATCAAGCAGATCGCCAGAAAAAGCATATTGAGAAAATTACAAAGAAAAATCTTAATTTAATATTTACAAAAATTTAA
- a CDS encoding thioredoxin family protein, whose protein sequence is MSNKIFYGIIGLIIVAFVGVVIFFQINQKSTDYYPYDGIAKEDLSGPSKDLLTDENYQDIIIPKDLENYKNGEGLVYFFSPTCSYCRAATPVLNKAIDNLDMEYKQFNLLEYQKFAQTYQIEATPTLIYFKDGKEVKRVSGNLGSVENFEKFLKEAKEEAKNA, encoded by the coding sequence ATGAGTAACAAAATATTTTACGGCATTATTGGATTAATTATTGTAGCATTTGTAGGCGTTGTTATTTTCTTTCAAATAAATCAAAAATCAACGGATTATTATCCATATGATGGAATTGCTAAGGAAGATTTAAGTGGGCCATCGAAAGATTTACTCACAGATGAGAATTATCAAGATATCATTATCCCTAAAGACTTAGAGAACTATAAAAATGGTGAGGGTCTTGTTTATTTCTTTAGCCCAACGTGTTCATATTGTCGTGCTGCAACACCTGTATTGAATAAGGCGATTGATAATTTGGACATGGAGTACAAGCAGTTTAACTTATTAGAATACCAAAAGTTTGCACAAACATATCAAATAGAAGCAACACCTACGTTAATCTACTTCAAAGATGGAAAAGAAGTTAAACGTGTGTCAGGAAATCTAGGTTCTGTTGAAAACTTTGAAAAATTCTTAAAAGAAGCTAAAGAAGAGGCTAAAAATGCTTAA
- a CDS encoding RNA degradosome polyphosphate kinase, with translation MGDNMSEINLNNKEYYNNRELSWLDFNYRVLQEADDESNPLLERLKFIAITSSNLDEFFMVRVAGLQDQVKAGFNEPENKAQMTPTEQLEQITIRNQRNCSYQYELYDQLMEELKSYQVEIKRPDELSEAQLEELKQYFLNEILPTLTPLGIDAYRPFPKLQNKKINIFVNLVQDGFEKEAIVQVPTVLNRFISVNDEEKKIFVLLEDTIRHFITYLFRGYDIDRTFAFRITRNADLSIHEEGAQDLLIEVERFLKERKSGAAVRLEIDIRDNPTINGSFLMNELEIHEGDVYRLNGPLDLTMLFGFTGMLSKELPQLTFEPFTPSEPESLKGHNIFEKALKEDLFFHHPYESFKPIVQFIQEAAKDKETMAIKQTLYRVSDESPIIQALKEAAEAGKQVTVLVELKARFDEENNVQWAKTLEDAGCHVIYGMNNLKTHSKITLVVKRVNNKLVRFIHLGTGNYNDSTAKLYTDMGLITTHPGIGEDAMNFFNYLSGYSTRPDYNHLYVAPFEIRDAFGELIDQEIEYQKQHGNGRIIAKMNSLTDKKIIMKLYEASQAGVKVDLVVRGICCLRPGIEGVSENIRVLSIVGRFLEHSRIYYFHQNGEGNMYLSSADMMTRNMIKRVEILFPIYDESIKSRLLDIMDIELNDNKKARIQQSNGEYVYVDNDQEPLSSQQALMDRARQANIKMNPYKDSLLTKIKDRFRK, from the coding sequence GTGGGTGATAATATGTCAGAGATCAATCTGAATAATAAAGAATATTACAATAATAGAGAATTAAGTTGGTTAGACTTCAACTATCGTGTATTACAAGAAGCAGATGATGAATCTAATCCGTTACTTGAAAGATTAAAATTTATCGCAATAACAAGTTCTAACTTAGATGAATTCTTTATGGTTCGTGTTGCAGGATTGCAGGACCAAGTAAAAGCAGGATTTAATGAGCCAGAAAATAAAGCTCAAATGACACCTACTGAGCAACTTGAACAAATCACAATTCGAAACCAAAGAAACTGTTCTTATCAATATGAATTGTATGATCAGTTAATGGAAGAATTGAAGAGCTATCAGGTTGAAATCAAACGTCCGGATGAATTGTCTGAAGCTCAATTGGAAGAATTGAAGCAATATTTCTTAAATGAAATATTGCCAACATTAACACCACTTGGAATTGACGCTTATCGACCATTCCCAAAACTACAAAACAAAAAGATTAATATCTTTGTCAATTTAGTCCAAGATGGTTTTGAAAAAGAAGCAATCGTCCAAGTGCCGACTGTTTTAAATCGATTTATTAGCGTGAATGATGAGGAAAAGAAAATTTTTGTACTACTTGAAGATACAATTCGCCATTTCATCACGTATTTATTTAGAGGATATGATATTGATAGAACGTTTGCATTTAGAATTACTCGAAATGCTGATTTATCAATACACGAAGAAGGTGCTCAAGACTTATTGATTGAAGTTGAGAGATTCCTTAAAGAGCGTAAAAGTGGTGCTGCGGTTAGACTAGAGATTGATATCCGTGATAACCCGACGATAAATGGTTCGTTCTTAATGAACGAATTAGAAATTCATGAAGGTGATGTGTATCGTTTAAACGGTCCACTTGATTTAACAATGTTATTTGGTTTTACAGGAATGTTATCAAAAGAATTACCTCAATTGACATTCGAACCATTTACGCCATCTGAACCAGAATCATTAAAGGGTCACAATATTTTTGAGAAAGCATTAAAAGAAGACTTATTCTTCCATCACCCATATGAATCATTTAAGCCAATAGTCCAATTCATTCAAGAAGCAGCTAAAGATAAAGAAACGATGGCTATTAAACAAACATTGTATCGTGTAAGTGATGAATCACCGATTATTCAAGCGTTAAAAGAAGCAGCTGAAGCGGGTAAACAAGTCACGGTACTCGTAGAGTTAAAGGCGAGATTCGATGAAGAAAACAATGTTCAATGGGCGAAGACACTAGAAGATGCTGGATGTCATGTGATATACGGTATGAACAATTTAAAGACGCATAGTAAGATTACCTTAGTTGTTAAACGTGTGAACAATAAGTTAGTTCGTTTCATTCATTTAGGTACTGGAAATTATAATGATTCTACAGCTAAACTTTATACTGATATGGGATTAATTACGACACATCCAGGCATTGGTGAAGATGCGATGAATTTCTTTAACTATTTAAGTGGATATTCAACGCGTCCTGATTACAACCATTTATACGTTGCACCATTTGAAATTCGTGATGCATTCGGAGAATTGATTGATCAAGAGATCGAATATCAAAAACAACATGGTAATGGTCGCATCATTGCAAAGATGAATTCATTGACAGATAAGAAGATTATTATGAAGTTGTATGAAGCAAGTCAAGCAGGTGTTAAAGTTGACCTTGTTGTTCGAGGGATATGTTGTTTAAGACCAGGTATTGAAGGCGTTAGTGAGAATATTCGCGTATTAAGTATTGTTGGAAGATTTTTAGAGCATAGTCGAATTTATTACTTCCATCAAAATGGTGAGGGGAATATGTATTTATCAAGTGCAGATATGATGACACGTAATATGATTAAACGTGTTGAAATCTTATTCCCAATCTATGATGAAAGCATTAAATCAAGATTATTAGATATTATGGATATTGAATTAAATGACAATAAGAAAGCGCGAATCCAACAATCAAACGGTGAGTATGTATACGTTGATAATGATCAAGAACCATTATCATCACAACAAGCCTTAATGGATCGTGCTAGACAAGCAAACATCAAAATGAATCCTTATAAAGATTCATTGCTGACTAAAATTAAAGATCGTTTCCGTAAATAA
- a CDS encoding disulfide oxidoreductase has product MQNSKLMAQIIFITSLIATLGSLYFSEIRGYLPCELCWYQRILMYPIIIISLSHIISNSKSLIYPTVILSCLGILVSSYHYALQNIPGLSGSHECKIGDCTVQFIQWGGFITIPFLALIAFIIIFVSSIIYIKGEKHNE; this is encoded by the coding sequence TTGCAAAATTCTAAACTCATGGCTCAAATCATATTTATTACGAGTCTTATTGCGACGCTTGGTTCTCTATATTTCTCTGAGATTAGAGGGTACTTGCCTTGTGAGCTTTGTTGGTATCAAAGAATTCTAATGTATCCAATCATCATCATTAGTTTGTCTCACATAATCTCGAACAGTAAATCATTAATATACCCTACTGTTATTTTATCATGCCTAGGTATTTTGGTATCATCATATCACTATGCACTACAAAATATTCCTGGATTAAGCGGTAGTCATGAATGCAAAATTGGAGATTGTACTGTACAATTTATTCAATGGGGTGGATTTATTACAATTCCATTTCTTGCACTAATTGCATTCATTATTATTTTTGTAAGTTCAATCATTTATATTAAAGGAGAGAAACACAATGAGTAA